In Candidatus Paceibacterota bacterium, one DNA window encodes the following:
- a CDS encoding alpha-galactosidase, translated as MKRRGTLVLSNAVSRAVTAAGARSTSAPDYQRTFEVKPLADALGVGRQLIARFSDAKRQLDFELRAALYDGRDAVVLETICRNVSRSPITLQCLEPLRAVAEESAACFWPGTTRILTNGQMYYDAGRLSEAKAGENIRSWWDVALHAGEKSDGLVIGYLENKSSLGRITAGLGKAESGIARGDRFSLVAESAYGRGFVLEPGSSVSSDRLVLYFAPTTFTALESYAQAIGEVHRAKPNPPINGWCSWFSFFGAITEAEVLRQAEFAARQLKPFGCEYMQVDDGFYRAFGDWEGNDRFPHGMRWLAEQIRRLGLKPGIWLAPYVITEGTDIHRNHAEWLVHHPDGRLRQIAPGLVEGPKEPQRQTPKLYALDISHPGAADWLHKLFDTVANDWGYDFIKVDFVEWSLLAAERYFDPTVTKAALYRRGAEIMRRAMGPHRHLLDCGPGPVTVGLLDSMRIELDQPPVTWQQYFLHPASTAPAAAKRYYFHNRTWINDADHVVLANLTMLQAQAAATIVGLSGGNMISGDRMSDLDATRLEILKKVFPSCGEAARPIDLFERDRPEVFALRVRRKFGEWLVLGIFNGDEQSPVEKTIALDRLGLDSGKTYVAFDFWRQKFFGEIRGQFTARLEPASVTLLAIHERSGVPQLIATDRHISQGGLELESVTWDTATATLGGMSLGPANTKHNVYLYLPEQHPWAQGDPFMFYDFPGYTLKVTEEHIMRVHVRLGPGGRVPWSINFKEFFAR; from the coding sequence GTGAAGCGGCGCGGAACGCTGGTCCTGTCAAATGCCGTTTCTCGCGCCGTCACTGCCGCCGGCGCACGGAGTACCAGCGCCCCTGATTACCAGCGCACATTTGAGGTCAAACCATTGGCGGACGCGCTAGGGGTTGGGAGACAGCTCATCGCCCGTTTTTCGGATGCCAAGAGACAACTCGATTTTGAGCTCCGCGCGGCTCTCTACGATGGGCGCGACGCCGTAGTCCTGGAAACGATCTGTCGAAATGTCTCTCGGAGCCCCATCACCCTCCAGTGTCTGGAGCCGTTGCGTGCCGTTGCGGAGGAATCCGCCGCGTGCTTTTGGCCGGGGACGACTCGCATTTTAACTAACGGCCAGATGTATTATGACGCCGGCAGGCTCAGCGAGGCCAAGGCCGGCGAGAACATCCGGAGCTGGTGGGATGTGGCGCTTCACGCTGGCGAGAAGAGCGATGGGCTGGTCATCGGTTACCTGGAAAACAAATCCTCGCTCGGACGCATCACTGCGGGATTAGGCAAGGCCGAATCGGGTATCGCCCGAGGTGACCGGTTTTCGCTCGTGGCCGAATCGGCTTATGGGCGGGGATTTGTGCTCGAACCTGGAAGCAGCGTCTCCTCGGACCGCTTGGTGCTCTACTTCGCGCCAACCACATTCACGGCCCTGGAATCCTACGCCCAAGCCATCGGCGAAGTCCACCGGGCTAAGCCAAACCCGCCGATCAACGGCTGGTGCAGTTGGTTCTCGTTCTTCGGCGCGATTACCGAAGCCGAGGTGCTCCGGCAGGCCGAGTTCGCCGCGCGCCAACTCAAGCCTTTCGGTTGCGAGTACATGCAGGTGGATGACGGCTTCTACCGCGCCTTCGGCGATTGGGAGGGCAACGACCGGTTCCCGCATGGGATGAGGTGGCTGGCTGAGCAGATTCGCCGTCTCGGCCTCAAGCCCGGCATCTGGCTGGCGCCCTACGTGATCACTGAGGGAACGGACATTCACCGCAATCACGCGGAATGGCTTGTCCACCACCCGGACGGGCGGCTCAGGCAAATCGCTCCAGGGCTGGTCGAAGGGCCAAAGGAGCCGCAGCGGCAAACACCGAAGCTCTACGCGCTCGACATCAGCCATCCCGGCGCGGCGGATTGGCTGCACAAGCTGTTCGACACCGTGGCCAATGACTGGGGTTACGACTTCATCAAGGTTGATTTTGTCGAGTGGTCCTTGCTGGCGGCAGAGCGCTACTTCGACCCGACTGTAACCAAGGCTGCCCTTTACCGGCGCGGCGCCGAAATCATGCGCCGAGCGATGGGACCGCATCGCCACTTGCTCGACTGCGGCCCTGGGCCAGTCACGGTTGGTTTGCTCGACAGCATGCGCATCGAACTGGACCAGCCCCCGGTCACTTGGCAGCAATACTTCCTGCATCCCGCCAGTACCGCGCCTGCCGCCGCGAAGCGCTATTATTTCCACAATCGCACCTGGATCAACGATGCCGACCACGTAGTGCTCGCCAATCTCACAATGCTGCAAGCCCAGGCCGCTGCCACGATTGTCGGCCTGTCCGGTGGCAACATGATCTCCGGTGACCGAATGAGCGACTTGGATGCGACCCGGCTCGAAATTCTGAAGAAGGTCTTTCCTTCCTGCGGCGAAGCGGCCCGGCCCATAGACCTGTTCGAGCGCGACCGCCCCGAGGTCTTCGCATTGCGAGTAAGAAGGAAGTTCGGCGAATGGCTGGTGCTCGGTATCTTCAATGGTGATGAGCAGTCGCCTGTCGAGAAGACGATCGCACTCGACCGCTTGGGCCTGGATTCCGGGAAGACCTACGTGGCCTTTGATTTCTGGCGGCAGAAGTTCTTCGGTGAGATTCGTGGGCAATTCACTGCCCGGCTTGAGCCGGCCTCGGTCACGCTGCTGGCGATCCACGAACGCAGCGGCGTGCCCCAACTAATCGCGACCGACCGCCATATCTCCCAGGGCGGTTTGGAGCTGGAGTCAGTAACCTGGGACACCGCCACAGCCACGCTGGGCGGCATGTCGCTTGGCCCTGCCAACACAAAGCATAACGTCTATCTCTACCTGCCGGAACAGCATCCCTGGGCTCAGGGCGACCCGTTCATGTTCTACGACTTCCCCGGCTACACACTCAAAGTGACGGAGGAGCACATCATGCGAGTGCATGTGCGGTTGGGTCCGGGTGGGCGTGTTCCCTGGTCCATAAACTTCAAAGAATTCTTCGCCCGGTAG
- a CDS encoding peptidase C39 family protein → MAPIEWNELVVSWNVPLGVRLNVEARAIYPNHVTRYYTMGLWSDDPEQFPRESVRRQSDQDGTVKTDTLVLSNVTRKVQLRITVGGAEGQRSLKFLGLSFCNSTVPATILKPNRAAWGNVLEVPERRQGEYEGGGGWCSPTSLSMVLAYWGLKLHRPELNHTVPATAKAIADGRRADTGNWPFNTAFAGQHPGMRAYVTRLGDIAELEDWIAAGVPVIISVSSYLTSDRTSGPDNGHLIVCVGFTDKGDVVANDPGVSVRRNVRARRTYAREKVVNAWKKSKNTVYLIYPETARIPANRLGHWDRGG, encoded by the coding sequence ATGGCCCCTATTGAATGGAACGAATTGGTCGTTTCCTGGAATGTTCCGCTTGGCGTGCGCCTCAACGTGGAAGCCCGCGCGATCTATCCCAACCATGTCACGCGCTATTACACGATGGGTTTATGGTCCGACGATCCGGAACAGTTCCCGCGGGAGAGTGTGCGCCGGCAGAGTGACCAGGATGGAACCGTCAAGACAGACACGCTCGTCCTGAGCAATGTCACACGCAAGGTGCAGCTTCGGATTACCGTGGGTGGAGCGGAGGGGCAACGGTCGCTCAAGTTCCTGGGCCTTTCGTTCTGCAACAGCACTGTGCCGGCCACCATTTTGAAACCGAACCGTGCCGCGTGGGGCAACGTGCTGGAAGTACCCGAGCGTCGCCAGGGCGAGTATGAGGGCGGCGGTGGCTGGTGCAGCCCAACGTCGCTTTCGATGGTTCTGGCTTATTGGGGCCTAAAGTTGCATAGGCCGGAGCTGAACCACACTGTTCCCGCCACCGCCAAAGCGATCGCCGACGGGCGCCGCGCGGACACCGGAAACTGGCCATTCAACACCGCCTTCGCCGGCCAACACCCTGGCATGCGAGCTTACGTCACACGGCTGGGAGACATCGCCGAGCTTGAGGATTGGATCGCGGCGGGCGTCCCGGTGATCATTTCGGTTTCCTCCTACCTGACCAGTGATCGGACGAGCGGGCCGGACAACGGACATCTTATCGTTTGCGTCGGCTTCACGGACAAAGGGGATGTAGTAGCAAATGACCCCGGCGTATCGGTCAGGAGAAATGTGCGCGCCCGGCGCACATACGCGCGGGAGAAGGTTGTGAATGCCTGGAAGAAATCCAAGAACACGGTTTATTTGATCTACCCGGAGACGGCCCGGATTCCTGCCAATCGACTGGGCCATTGGGACCGAGGGGGTTGA
- a CDS encoding SET domain-containing protein-lysine N-methyltransferase has product MTPDETTLVPPACASGDADPEQGRWDACPTVAFGPSPIHGLGGFAKAAIGKGARILEYVGERISKSESLRRCEQDNGYIFSLNSEQDLDGDVAWNPARLFNHSCTPNCEAQMEDERIWIVAKRDIAPGEEITFNYNYDLVDYQDHPCRCGSPMCVGYMVAEEFFEHVLSRKAGRH; this is encoded by the coding sequence ATGACTCCCGACGAAACCACGCTAGTCCCGCCTGCCTGCGCCAGCGGAGACGCCGATCCTGAACAGGGCAGGTGGGACGCCTGCCCTACTGTGGCGTTCGGGCCGTCTCCAATTCACGGGCTCGGCGGATTCGCCAAGGCGGCCATCGGGAAGGGCGCGCGAATCCTCGAGTACGTTGGGGAGCGGATCAGCAAGAGCGAATCGTTGCGGAGGTGCGAGCAGGACAACGGATATATCTTCTCGCTAAACAGCGAGCAGGACTTGGATGGCGACGTGGCATGGAACCCTGCGCGGCTGTTCAACCATAGTTGCACGCCCAATTGCGAGGCGCAGATGGAAGATGAACGCATCTGGATCGTGGCGAAGCGCGACATCGCCCCAGGGGAGGAAATCACTTTTAACTACAACTACGACCTCGTGGATTACCAGGACCACCCGTGCCGTTGCGGTTCACCGATGTGTGTTGGTTACATGGTGGCGGAGGAGTTCTTCGAGCATGTGCTGAGTCGCAAAGCGGGCCGACACTGA
- a CDS encoding RNA pseudouridine synthase, with the protein MAKPNHIELPTGERIPILYEDRSVLAIDKPAGWMLVPFNWQKTSRNLQAALTSSIAAKDFWARSRGLKFLRFVHRLDSDTSGVLLLAKSPGAVHSIGALFESRRMEKVYLAVVLGTPTQREWTCRLKLAPDPAVVGQMKVDARQGKDAETRFRVLQDKGGLTLVEAHPVTGRTHQIRIHLAESGYAVIGDPLYGPPAVVKEERPPRGDGRRFTPALSPPAASRAGVPPACASGDAKPEQGRRDACPTLPPSGKGGRGNSRQASGGPRLWDNRMGLRAVRLSYADPFTRRRVDIRAPCEQFVREYGFDIPTL; encoded by the coding sequence ATGGCCAAGCCCAACCACATCGAGCTGCCAACCGGTGAACGCATACCCATTTTGTATGAGGACCGCTCAGTGCTGGCGATTGACAAGCCGGCAGGGTGGATGCTGGTGCCTTTTAACTGGCAGAAGACGAGCCGGAACCTGCAGGCGGCGCTAACTTCCTCGATTGCAGCCAAGGACTTCTGGGCGCGGTCGCGGGGGTTGAAGTTCCTGCGCTTTGTGCATCGGTTGGACTCGGATACCAGCGGAGTGCTGCTCTTGGCCAAAAGCCCGGGCGCAGTTCACAGCATCGGGGCTCTGTTCGAGAGCCGCAGAATGGAGAAAGTCTATCTGGCTGTCGTGCTCGGCACGCCCACCCAAAGGGAGTGGACCTGCCGGTTGAAACTGGCGCCTGATCCAGCGGTGGTAGGCCAAATGAAAGTGGATGCGCGCCAGGGCAAGGATGCGGAGACGCGCTTCCGGGTGCTGCAAGACAAAGGCGGCCTGACGTTGGTAGAGGCGCATCCGGTAACGGGTCGAACGCACCAAATCCGCATCCACCTTGCCGAATCGGGCTACGCGGTGATTGGGGATCCCCTTTATGGTCCGCCGGCTGTAGTCAAAGAAGAGAGACCACCCCGTGGTGATGGCCGACGCTTTACCCCGGCTCTCTCCCCACCAGCCGCAAGTAGGGCAGGCGTCCCGCCTGCCTGCGCCAGCGGAGACGCCAAGCCTGAACAAGGCAGGCGGGACGCCTGCCCTACTTTGCCTCCCAGTGGGAAGGGGGGACGGGGGAATAGTCGGCAGGCCTCTGGCGGACCGAGGCTTTGGGACAATAGGATGGGCCTGCGAGCCGTCCGGCTGAGTTACGCGGACCCGTTCACCCGCCGCCGGGTGGACATTCGGGCTCCGTGCGAGCAGTTTGTGCGCGAGTATGGATTCGACATTCCCACGCTCTGA
- a CDS encoding class I SAM-dependent methyltransferase, giving the protein MAALGWKVLRQIRAHILLDLSRRFWKKRARYVTHRLQPDDRKPTSAEMEIVPTRVGYDRWAAFYDEDDNPLVLLEERHIAGLTGDVAGLVLADIGCGTGRHALQWAAAGARVTAVDFSAAMLNRARAKPGAQAVEFIRHDLTKPFPLPRAGFDRVFCCLVLDHIAALDRFFLELRRLCRATGCVIISVMHPAMSLQGVQARFIDPATGRRISPAGHAHQMSDYLMAAVRAELTLEYISEHTPNIALASRCPRAGKYLGCPMLLLLKLRPGERITVPPDSSRLRVAGRRRQPSPS; this is encoded by the coding sequence ATGGCGGCTTTGGGCTGGAAGGTCCTCAGGCAGATACGAGCGCACATTCTGCTCGACCTTTCGCGGCGCTTTTGGAAGAAGAGAGCGAGATACGTGACGCACCGACTGCAACCAGACGACAGGAAACCCACATCGGCCGAGATGGAAATCGTGCCAACGCGCGTCGGTTACGACCGCTGGGCTGCGTTTTATGATGAGGATGACAATCCGCTGGTGCTGCTTGAGGAGCGACATATCGCCGGCCTGACCGGTGACGTCGCGGGTCTGGTGCTGGCGGATATCGGCTGCGGCACAGGCCGGCATGCGCTCCAGTGGGCCGCGGCTGGAGCGCGTGTTACCGCTGTAGATTTCTCGGCCGCCATGCTCAACCGCGCGCGGGCCAAGCCGGGCGCTCAAGCTGTTGAGTTCATCCGACATGACCTGACCAAGCCGTTCCCGCTGCCACGTGCTGGGTTCGATCGCGTGTTCTGCTGCCTGGTGCTGGATCACATCGCGGCTTTGGACAGGTTCTTCCTGGAACTGCGGCGGCTCTGCCGGGCGACAGGCTGCGTCATCATTTCAGTGATGCACCCGGCGATGTCCTTGCAGGGGGTGCAGGCCCGGTTCATTGATCCGGCCACAGGCAGGCGGATCAGCCCAGCAGGCCATGCGCACCAAATGTCCGACTACCTCATGGCCGCAGTTCGCGCAGAACTCACGTTGGAGTACATAAGCGAGCACACCCCGAACATTGCTCTCGCTTCACGCTGTCCTCGCGCGGGCAAGTACCTTGGCTGCCCGATGTTGCTGCTGCTTAAGTTACGGCCGGGCGAGAGGATCACAGTCCCGCCTGACAGTAGCAGGTTGAGGGTGGCTGGACGTCGGCGTCAGCCCAGCCCTTCCTAA
- a CDS encoding GDP-mannose mannosyl hydrolase has translation MKSEPLPGQRLAPEDFDHIVRLTPLAAIDLIVRTPDQRILVGRRRNEPAKGSFFVLGGRITKNETLAAAFARISLAELGVEKRIEHARFLGVYEHIYATNNHELAGFGTHYLVLAYELICPDRDLLLPLDQHGEYVWLTVPELLRHPEVHANTKAYFTSGEPVN, from the coding sequence ATGAAGAGTGAACCCTTACCAGGCCAGCGATTGGCGCCGGAGGATTTCGACCACATCGTCCGGCTGACGCCGCTTGCGGCCATTGACCTCATTGTGCGCACCCCCGATCAGCGTATCCTGGTGGGCCGCCGCCGGAATGAGCCAGCTAAAGGGTCCTTCTTTGTACTCGGGGGCCGCATCACCAAGAACGAGACTTTGGCCGCCGCCTTCGCGAGAATCTCATTGGCGGAGCTGGGGGTGGAGAAGCGCATTGAGCATGCTCGTTTCCTGGGGGTGTATGAGCACATTTACGCCACCAACAACCACGAATTGGCCGGGTTCGGCACTCACTACCTGGTCCTGGCCTACGAACTGATATGTCCCGATCGAGACCTGCTGTTGCCCCTCGACCAGCATGGCGAATACGTGTGGCTGACCGTGCCAGAGCTGCTGCGCCACCCGGAGGTCCACGCAAACACCAAGGCCTACTTCACGTCCGGCGAACCGGTTAACTAA
- a CDS encoding FAD-dependent oxidoreductase, protein MKQFSRLPRRSFIKGLGLTVPVIMGGPGLALAQSNAASVLPARATKGFADEPQADLIIIGGGLGGCAAALAAARNGLRVIMTEETDWIGGQLTAQAVPPDENPWIETFGGTRSYLNLRAQIRDYYLRHFPLTAAARANSYLNPGNGWVSRLCHEPRVALAVLNQLLAPFVSGQRVLVLLRHKPVGASTSGDRIQAVQVRSLETGNEALLRAPFFVDATELGDLLPLTKTEYVTGAESQKDTGEPHAPAEPEPNNMQAFTCCFAMDYLAGEDHTIEKPREYGFWRRFVPPIQPPWPGPLISWAYSDPISRKSKSLETDPGKGTGLWSYRRIADKSQFVEGTYPGDISLVNWPQNDYMLGNLCEVSAEEAARHLARAKQLSLSLLYWLQSEAPRPDGGTGWKGIRLRPDVVGTEDGLAKYPYIRESRRIRAEFTVTEQHVSTELRMKETSTKREDVKAAEFKDSVGIGSYRIDLHPSTGGNNSIDISSLPFQIPLGALLPQRVENLMPACKNLGVTHITNGCYRLHPVEWNIGEAVGVLAAFCMTKKRIPREVRKQGTLLKEYQNLLTEQGVPLVWPKVGPR, encoded by the coding sequence ATGAAGCAGTTCAGCCGCCTTCCACGACGTTCGTTCATCAAAGGCCTCGGCCTCACGGTGCCGGTGATTATGGGCGGGCCGGGCCTTGCGTTGGCGCAGAGCAACGCGGCATCGGTACTGCCAGCCCGGGCAACTAAGGGATTTGCCGACGAACCGCAGGCAGACCTCATAATCATCGGGGGCGGCTTGGGTGGTTGCGCCGCAGCCTTGGCGGCTGCGCGCAATGGCCTCCGAGTGATCATGACCGAGGAGACGGATTGGATCGGCGGCCAGCTAACGGCTCAGGCGGTCCCGCCAGATGAGAATCCCTGGATCGAGACGTTCGGCGGCACGCGCAGCTATCTCAATTTGCGCGCACAGATTCGTGACTATTACCTGCGGCATTTCCCCCTGACAGCTGCGGCGCGGGCCAACTCTTATCTCAACCCAGGCAACGGCTGGGTGTCCCGCTTGTGCCACGAACCGCGCGTTGCCTTGGCCGTTTTGAACCAACTCCTGGCGCCCTTCGTTAGCGGACAGCGGGTTCTTGTCTTGCTTCGACATAAGCCGGTGGGGGCCTCGACCAGCGGGGACCGTATCCAAGCAGTGCAGGTGCGCAGTCTTGAAACTGGTAACGAAGCTCTACTTCGAGCGCCCTTCTTCGTAGATGCGACCGAGCTTGGGGATCTTCTCCCGCTCACCAAAACAGAATACGTTACCGGCGCGGAATCCCAGAAGGACACCGGCGAGCCGCACGCGCCGGCCGAACCGGAGCCAAACAACATGCAGGCATTCACGTGCTGTTTCGCCATGGATTATCTGGCAGGCGAGGATCATACAATTGAAAAGCCCCGCGAGTATGGGTTTTGGCGCCGGTTTGTACCACCGATCCAGCCACCCTGGCCCGGCCCCTTGATCTCGTGGGCATACAGCGACCCTATCAGCCGCAAGTCCAAAAGCCTTGAGACCGACCCGGGAAAGGGCACCGGACTCTGGTCCTACCGGCGCATCGCAGACAAGTCCCAGTTCGTCGAGGGCACCTATCCGGGAGACATCAGTCTGGTGAACTGGCCGCAGAACGACTATATGCTCGGCAACCTCTGCGAGGTCAGCGCCGAGGAAGCCGCACGCCATCTTGCTCGCGCCAAACAACTCAGTCTGTCACTGCTCTACTGGCTGCAGTCTGAGGCGCCGCGTCCTGACGGCGGCACCGGCTGGAAGGGCATTCGCTTGCGGCCCGACGTGGTCGGCACGGAGGACGGGCTGGCTAAATACCCTTACATTCGGGAGAGCAGACGCATCCGGGCGGAATTTACAGTGACCGAACAGCACGTATCGACCGAGTTGCGCATGAAGGAAACCTCCACCAAACGGGAGGACGTGAAGGCAGCCGAGTTCAAAGACTCGGTGGGCATTGGCAGCTATCGCATTGACCTGCATCCCAGCACGGGCGGCAACAACTCAATTGACATCAGTTCCCTGCCCTTTCAAATCCCGCTTGGCGCGCTGTTGCCCCAGCGGGTCGAGAACCTAATGCCGGCCTGCAAGAACCTCGGCGTCACGCACATTACGAACGGCTGCTATCGTCTGCACCCCGTGGAATGGAACATTGGCGAAGCGGTGGGGGTGCTGGCGGCGTTTTGTATGACAAAGAAGCGCATCCCGCGCGAGGTTCGCAAACAAGGCACCCTGTTGAAGGAATACCAAAACCTGCTGACCGAGCAAGGAGTGCCGCTGGTTTGGCCAAAGGTCGGGCCAAGGTGA
- the cutA gene encoding divalent-cation tolerance protein CutA — protein sequence MRHNAKYAVVLVTAPDVETARMLAGTALKARLIACANLVPQIESHYRWRGKIEAAAEVLLIMKTSVTGLTALEKLIVARHPYTTPEFLVLPILRGTRRYLDWVQSSVKAPIRRHSSKLAP from the coding sequence ATGAGGCACAATGCGAAGTATGCTGTGGTCCTGGTAACTGCGCCGGACGTGGAAACAGCGCGCATGCTGGCAGGGACCGCTCTGAAAGCACGGTTGATTGCGTGCGCCAACCTGGTTCCCCAAATCGAATCGCACTATCGGTGGCGGGGAAAGATCGAGGCCGCGGCCGAGGTGTTGCTGATTATGAAAACCAGCGTCACCGGCCTGACGGCGCTGGAGAAGCTGATTGTGGCCCGGCACCCATACACCACGCCCGAGTTTCTGGTGCTGCCAATCCTCCGTGGCACCAGACGCTACTTGGATTGGGTGCAGAGTTCCGTAAAGGCCCCCATCCGGCGCCATTCATCTAAATTGGCGCCGTAG
- a CDS encoding GNAT family N-acetyltransferase, translated as MHEIELQQYPKELKLKDGSTCKLRPLRKEDEQGFHEFFLAVPEAERMFIKHRVIEPQVIRDWCQNINLGRHLPLLALMDGKIVGDATLHQQLGGWKRHIGRVSVLVHPKYRGRGLARALVKEIVSLARDLGLEKVEAEFIGEQEAAIKMFALLGFSNLVRLESYVKDMQAVPHDYILMGLSLKTDEEYAGVG; from the coding sequence TTGCATGAAATCGAACTCCAACAATATCCCAAGGAACTCAAACTGAAAGACGGGTCCACGTGCAAACTGCGCCCGTTGCGCAAAGAGGATGAACAGGGGTTCCACGAGTTCTTCCTGGCCGTACCTGAGGCCGAACGCATGTTCATCAAGCACCGCGTCATTGAGCCGCAGGTCATCCGGGACTGGTGCCAGAACATAAACTTGGGCCGCCACCTTCCACTGCTGGCATTAATGGACGGTAAGATCGTCGGGGATGCCACACTGCATCAGCAGCTCGGCGGCTGGAAGAGGCACATTGGCCGGGTCAGCGTGCTGGTGCACCCGAAATACCGTGGACGGGGATTGGCGCGAGCGCTGGTGAAAGAGATCGTCAGCCTGGCACGCGACCTCGGCCTGGAGAAGGTAGAAGCGGAATTTATCGGCGAGCAAGAGGCGGCCATAAAGATGTTCGCCTTGTTGGGCTTCAGCAATCTCGTTCGGCTGGAAAGTTATGTGAAGGACATGCAGGCCGTTCCCCACGATTACATCCTGATGGGCCTCAGTTTGAAGACGGACGAGGAATATGCAGGCGTGGGATGA
- a CDS encoding zinc ribbon domain-containing protein, whose translation MTPPDNCPSCGADVPPNARACPECGADENTGWSEAARTDSLGLPDDAFDYEDFVKREFSAKSAVPHGSSWFWWVISLLVAAALLALWLR comes from the coding sequence ATGACACCTCCCGACAATTGTCCCAGCTGCGGCGCCGACGTTCCCCCGAACGCCCGGGCTTGCCCCGAGTGCGGGGCCGACGAGAACACTGGCTGGTCTGAGGCGGCGCGCACAGACAGCCTGGGCCTCCCTGACGATGCCTTTGACTACGAGGACTTCGTCAAACGCGAATTCAGCGCCAAGTCTGCCGTGCCGCACGGAAGCTCTTGGTTTTGGTGGGTGATTTCATTGCTGGTGGCGGCGGCCCTCCTCGCCTTGTGGTTGCGCTGA
- a CDS encoding DUF5009 domain-containing protein, whose protein sequence is MTTPSETNSPGSAPAGQRLMSVDALRGFDMFWIIGADSLVYALHRLTQTRPTSFLASQLEHADWAGFHFYDLIFPLFVFIVGVSLVFSLTKAIERAGRTDALKRVFRRSVLLFLIGIFYSGGLTSPWPDIRLMGVLNRIALAYFFAGLLFCFFKPRALVAICMGILAGYWAVMTFVPIRDIQMTKSNLVHLAAEAGDETTVALFKEARNPSAIKDSLAWAAAEKFYYATTNRVYGKFDAGLNLANHVDFEYLPARKYDVFFDPEGLLSTLPAVATCLLGVFAGLLLGNQSLPDRQKVAWLIAFGIAAAGLGWLWDYQFPVIKKIWTSSYVLVAGGYSAILLGLFYLIVDIWQVRAWCQPFVWMGMNSITIYLASNILGGFRRLAARLAGGDVKIFFDDHAAKGCGDMVISILGLLLAFWFVHFLYKRRIFLRL, encoded by the coding sequence ATGACAACACCCTCTGAAACCAATTCCCCTGGAAGTGCCCCCGCCGGCCAGCGCCTCATGTCAGTGGACGCTTTGCGCGGCTTTGACATGTTCTGGATCATCGGCGCGGATTCGCTGGTCTATGCGCTGCACCGCCTGACCCAAACCCGCCCCACCAGCTTCCTGGCGAGCCAACTGGAACACGCCGACTGGGCGGGCTTCCATTTCTACGACCTGATTTTCCCGCTGTTCGTGTTCATCGTCGGAGTGTCACTGGTATTCTCCCTCACGAAGGCCATCGAGCGGGCGGGGCGGACAGATGCCTTGAAACGTGTGTTCCGCCGAAGCGTGTTGTTGTTCCTGATTGGCATCTTCTACTCAGGCGGCCTGACGAGTCCTTGGCCGGACATTCGCTTGATGGGCGTGCTCAACCGGATTGCACTCGCCTATTTCTTTGCTGGGTTGCTGTTCTGCTTCTTCAAGCCGCGAGCCCTCGTGGCGATTTGCATGGGCATCCTCGCCGGCTACTGGGCCGTTATGACATTCGTGCCGATCCGCGACATCCAGATGACCAAGAGCAATCTCGTCCATCTGGCCGCGGAGGCAGGCGACGAAACGACTGTGGCGCTGTTCAAAGAGGCGCGCAATCCCTCCGCCATCAAGGACAGCCTGGCGTGGGCGGCGGCGGAGAAGTTCTATTATGCCACGACGAACCGTGTCTATGGCAAGTTTGACGCGGGACTCAATCTGGCCAATCACGTGGACTTCGAGTATCTACCCGCGCGCAAGTACGATGTCTTCTTTGATCCGGAAGGGCTCCTGAGCACGCTCCCTGCGGTAGCAACCTGCCTCCTGGGGGTGTTTGCCGGCTTGCTGCTAGGGAACCAGTCGCTTCCAGACAGGCAAAAGGTGGCTTGGCTAATTGCGTTCGGCATCGCCGCTGCCGGGCTCGGCTGGCTATGGGATTACCAATTCCCGGTGATCAAGAAGATCTGGACCTCCTCCTATGTGCTGGTGGCCGGCGGCTATAGCGCCATTCTGTTGGGCCTTTTCTACCTAATCGTAGACATCTGGCAGGTCCGGGCCTGGTGCCAGCCGTTTGTTTGGATGGGGATGAACTCGATCACCATCTACCTTGCCAGCAACATCCTCGGCGGCTTTCGCCGGCTCGCCGCCCGGCTTGCCGGGGGTGATGTGAAGATCTTCTTCGACGACCACGCGGCCAAGGGCTGTGGAGATATGGTGATTTCAATTCTCGGGCTGCTGCTGGCCTTCTGGTTCGTCCATTTCCTCTACAAGCGCAGAATCTTCCTGCGGCTCTAA